The following coding sequences are from one Capsicum annuum cultivar UCD-10X-F1 chromosome 3, UCD10Xv1.1, whole genome shotgun sequence window:
- the LOC107874142 gene encoding uncharacterized protein LOC107874142, which translates to MTPYNLNTDGSFLENPGKDGIGGAIRNEGGGWILGFAKHYLTAINNQIELLALIEGLKLAKDNNLFPLEINTNSRSRIRRQGGPRLIHFYKVQNGMTDAIEKLSALTVNLKEVPIFEVPPMCAPDTV; encoded by the exons ATGACTCCTTATAATCTTAACACGGATGGCTCATTCCTGGAAAACCCTGGAAAGGATGGGATTGGAGGTGCAATAAGAAATGAGGGTGGAGGGTGGATATTGGGATTCGCCAAGCACTACCTCACTGCTATCAACAATCAAATAGAACTTCTTGCATTAATTGAGGGACTAAAACTTGCTAAAGATAACAATCTCTTTCCTTTAGAAATTAATACCAATTCAAG ATCAAGAATAAGAAGACAAGGAGGCCCACGGCTCATCCACTTCTATAAGGTGCAAAATGGCATGACAGATGCAATAGAAAAACTTAGTGCACTAACAGTTAACTTGAAGGAAGTACCAATTTTTGAAGTTCCACCAATGTGTGCCCCGGATACAGTTTGA